A region of Mesorhizobium sp. M3A.F.Ca.ET.080.04.2.1 DNA encodes the following proteins:
- a CDS encoding MFS transporter, whose amino-acid sequence MADIAHSHVASASRSTAGALASLSLAMLLSSLSTSIANVALPTLSTAFAASFPAVQWVVLAYLVAITAFIVSVGRLGDLVGRRLLLVAGLGLFSAASLAAALAPSLALLVAARAAQGLGAAVMMALTVAFVGETVPRERTGSAMGLLGTMSAIGTALGPSLGGVLIAALGWRAIFLVNAGLGLVALLAAQRFLPAAREAKAASAVGQPAKKTGPRFDVLGTLLLAATLAAYALAMTIGRGHFGGLNMALLAVAALGAGLFVIAEGRVAAPLVNLSLLRGSVLGSSLAVNALVSTVMMATLVVVPFYLSRALGLGEALTGAVMSIGPVVSALCGVVSGRIVDRLGAGRMIIAGLAMMVVGCLALSMLPGLFGLAGYTAAIVLLTPGYQLFQAANNTAVMLDVGERERGVVSAMLSLSRNLGLVTGAAAMGAVFAFAVGARDIGRAAPEAVASGMRVTFAVAAGLVVVALLIAVGRWRKR is encoded by the coding sequence ATGGCCGACATCGCTCATTCCCACGTCGCATCCGCGAGCCGATCCACGGCCGGCGCGCTGGCCAGCCTGTCGCTCGCCATGCTGCTCTCTTCGCTCAGCACCTCGATCGCCAATGTCGCGCTGCCGACGCTGAGCACTGCCTTCGCCGCGTCGTTTCCGGCGGTGCAATGGGTGGTGCTGGCCTATCTCGTGGCCATCACGGCCTTCATCGTCAGCGTCGGGCGGCTCGGCGATCTGGTCGGCCGCCGCCTGCTGCTGGTCGCCGGCCTTGGCCTGTTCAGCGCTGCCTCGCTTGCCGCGGCGCTCGCGCCGTCGCTCGCGCTGCTGGTTGCCGCGCGCGCCGCGCAAGGACTGGGCGCGGCGGTGATGATGGCGCTGACCGTCGCTTTCGTCGGCGAGACGGTGCCGAGGGAGCGCACCGGTAGCGCCATGGGCCTGCTCGGCACCATGTCGGCGATCGGCACCGCGCTCGGCCCCTCGCTCGGCGGCGTGCTCATCGCCGCTCTCGGCTGGCGCGCGATCTTCCTGGTCAACGCCGGGCTCGGCCTCGTTGCCCTGCTTGCGGCGCAGCGCTTCCTGCCCGCCGCGCGCGAGGCCAAGGCGGCGAGCGCCGTCGGCCAGCCGGCGAAGAAAACTGGCCCTCGCTTCGATGTGCTTGGCACGCTGCTGCTCGCCGCGACGCTGGCCGCCTATGCGCTGGCGATGACAATCGGGCGCGGCCATTTCGGCGGCCTCAACATGGCGCTGCTGGCCGTGGCAGCGCTCGGCGCCGGTCTGTTCGTCATCGCCGAGGGCAGGGTCGCCGCGCCGCTGGTGAACCTCTCGCTGCTGCGCGGTTCCGTGCTGGGCTCGAGCCTTGCCGTGAATGCGCTGGTCTCGACTGTGATGATGGCGACGCTGGTCGTGGTGCCGTTCTATCTGTCGCGCGCTCTCGGCTTGGGCGAAGCGCTCACCGGCGCCGTCATGTCGATTGGCCCGGTCGTCTCGGCGCTCTGCGGCGTCGTTTCCGGCCGCATCGTCGATCGCCTCGGCGCCGGCCGCATGATCATCGCCGGCTTGGCGATGATGGTCGTCGGCTGCCTCGCCCTGTCGATGCTGCCGGGCCTGTTCGGCCTCGCCGGCTACACGGCCGCGATCGTGCTTCTGACGCCGGGCTACCAGCTCTTCCAGGCGGCCAACAACACCGCCGTGATGCTGGATGTCGGTGAGCGTGAGCGCGGCGTGGTGTCGGCCATGCTGAGCCTGTCGCGCAATCTCGGCCTCGTCACCGGCGCGGCGGCGATGGGCGCGGTGTTTGCCTTTGCGGTGGGTGCGAGGGATATCGGTCGGGCAGCGCCCGAGGCGGTCGCGAGCGGGATGAGAGTCACCTTCGCGGTGGCGGCGGGATTGGTGGTGGTGGCGCTGCTGATTGCCGTTGGACGTTGGCGAAAGCGTTGA
- a CDS encoding LysR family transcriptional regulator — MSRPDLNLLFTLDVLLAEGSVAKAARRLRLSPSAMSRALARLREATGDPLLVRAGRGLVPTSRAIELSAEVGQLVKQAEAMLRPAAKLDLKRLVRSFTLRNSDGFVENFGPGLIARVAAEAPGVQLRFVAKPDKDSAPMREGGVDLETGVVGGSTGPEVRAQALFRDRFVGVVRQGHPLSQARVTAARFAAGRHILISRRGLDRGPVDEALELDGLRREIATVVGGFSEALALARGSDLIATVPERYTGKLREGMFSFALPLRLAELTISLLWHPRLDADPAHRWLRALVREVCAGRS, encoded by the coding sequence ATGTCGCGACCCGATCTCAACCTGCTCTTCACGCTGGACGTGCTGCTCGCCGAAGGCAGCGTCGCCAAGGCGGCGCGGCGGCTGCGGCTCAGCCCCTCGGCAATGAGCCGGGCGCTGGCAAGGCTGCGCGAAGCAACCGGCGATCCGCTGCTGGTGCGGGCCGGGCGCGGCCTGGTGCCGACGTCGCGCGCGATCGAGCTCAGCGCCGAGGTCGGCCAGTTGGTGAAACAGGCCGAAGCCATGCTGCGCCCGGCCGCGAAGCTCGACCTCAAGCGGCTCGTGCGCAGTTTCACGCTGCGCAACAGCGACGGCTTCGTGGAGAATTTCGGCCCTGGGCTGATCGCCCGCGTCGCCGCCGAAGCGCCGGGCGTGCAGCTGCGCTTCGTGGCCAAGCCCGACAAGGACAGCGCCCCTATGCGCGAAGGCGGTGTCGACCTCGAGACCGGCGTGGTCGGCGGCTCGACCGGGCCGGAGGTGCGGGCGCAGGCGCTGTTCCGCGACCGCTTCGTCGGCGTCGTGCGGCAAGGTCACCCGTTAAGCCAAGCCAGGGTCACCGCCGCGCGTTTCGCCGCCGGCCGCCACATTTTGATCTCGCGCCGCGGACTCGACCGCGGGCCGGTCGACGAGGCGCTGGAACTCGACGGGCTCAGGCGCGAGATCGCAACCGTGGTCGGCGGCTTCTCGGAAGCGCTGGCGCTGGCGCGCGGCTCCGACCTGATCGCCACCGTGCCCGAGCGCTATACCGGCAAGCTGCGCGAAGGCATGTTCAGCTTCGCGCTGCCCCTGCGGCTGGCGGAACTCACCATCTCGCTGCTGTGGCATCCGCGCCTCGACGCCGATCCGGCGCATCGCTGGCTGCGCGCGCTGGTGCGGGAGGTGTGCGCCGGCCGATCGTAA